Proteins found in one Mytilus edulis chromosome 2, xbMytEdul2.2, whole genome shotgun sequence genomic segment:
- the LOC139512633 gene encoding actin-related protein 2/3 complex subunit 5-like produces MSKSGNSRAFRKVDVDQFDEDKYEEQDDENEQISGPNESDVNALLAQGKNSDALKSALKNAPVGSKDQKLKNKAVQLVTRVLTSFKSNEIDSCVKSLDTVTLDLLMKYIYKGFENPSEGSSGALLTWHEKAFASGGLGTVMRVLTDRKCV; encoded by the exons ATGTCCAAGTCAGGCAATTCTAGAGCTTTTCGTAAAGTTGACGTGGACCAGTTTGACGAAGATAAATACGAAGAACAAGATGATGAGAACGAGCAGATTTCTGGCCCGAATGAGTCTGATGTTAACGCTCTCTTGGCACA AGGAAAGAACAGTGATGCCTTAAAAAGTGCACTGAAAAATGCACCAGTTGGAAGTAAAGATCAAAAGTTAAAA aataaagcTGTGCAATTAGTGACAAGAGTCCTCACATCTTTTAAGTCAAATGAAATTGACTCGTGTGTGAAATCTTTAGATACAGTGACATTAGATTTacttatgaaatatatatataaaggattTGAAAACCCATCAGAGGGAAGCAGTGGTGCACTTTTAACTTGGCATGAAAAG GCTTTTGCTTCAGGTGGTTTAGGAACAGTTATGAGAGTTTTAACAGACAGGAAGTGTGTATGA